The following proteins are co-located in the Candidatus Woesearchaeota archaeon genome:
- a CDS encoding CAAX prenyl protease-related protein, with product MDSLTKRDKEGALVFFMILMAYLLISPLAVLFTESRMVQLLAKLLVVGCLIWWKREWFSFKLKWDSLSVAIGVVIGLLWVGLDSFYPSFSTADISPYSMAESILKLIIGLLIAPLVEEFFTRFFLHRYLASQNWLAVPQGTYTLWPFIITTLFFGLSHTEWLAGLITGLLLNWLWYRKKDMNSVVVAHAVANLILGAMVIYFGLWHFW from the coding sequence ATGGACTCTCTGACCAAACGTGACAAAGAGGGCGCACTTGTATTCTTCATGATATTGATGGCATACCTCCTGATCAGCCCACTGGCTGTGCTATTTACGGAATCCAGGATGGTACAATTGCTTGCAAAATTGCTAGTGGTAGGCTGCCTTATCTGGTGGAAGCGGGAATGGTTTAGCTTCAAATTAAAGTGGGACTCACTGTCAGTCGCAATCGGGGTTGTTATTGGATTGTTATGGGTTGGCCTCGATTCCTTTTACCCTTCATTTAGCACAGCGGATATTTCTCCATATTCCATGGCGGAATCCATCCTGAAGCTTATTATCGGGCTTCTTATCGCACCGCTTGTTGAAGAATTCTTTACGAGATTTTTCCTTCACAGGTACCTTGCCTCGCAAAACTGGCTTGCTGTGCCGCAGGGCACTTATACCCTTTGGCCATTCATAATCACAACCTTGTTTTTTGGATTGTCACACACAGAGTGGCTGGCAGGGCTGATTACCGGCCTGCTATTAAACTGGCTCTGGTACCGCAAAAAGGACATGAACTCAGTTGTAGTTGCTCATGCAGTCGCGAATTTGATTCTTGGAGCCATGGTAATATATTTTGGGCTGTGGCATTTCTGGTGA
- a CDS encoding NAD-dependent epimerase/dehydratase family protein, with product MAGKKKVLVTGGAGFIASHVVDLLVKKGFGVAVVDNLSAGQLKNVDKRAKFYKADITNLVQLEKVFRKERPNVVVHAAAQVQVIYSMMNPQEDAKTNIIGGINAIDLSRKYRVKKFVYLSTGGALYGEPEYLPADENHPVNPICGYGASKRALEYYLYLYHQNYKLDYTVLRFSNVYGPRDDPKCKRAVPNFILSIMKGSRPFITGDGRQGRDFIFVEDVARASLLAIERKAKDRIFNIGTQKEISINELFLTLKDIMGSKIMAKHIPGRKGEVRQIYLSNARAKKQLGWKPMVTFRQGLKKTVEYFYKEYK from the coding sequence ATGGCAGGAAAGAAGAAAGTGCTGGTGACCGGCGGAGCAGGCTTTATTGCGAGCCATGTTGTGGACCTGCTGGTTAAAAAAGGATTTGGCGTTGCTGTAGTAGACAATCTCTCGGCAGGGCAATTGAAAAATGTCGACAAGAGGGCAAAATTCTACAAAGCCGATATAACAAATCTTGTGCAATTGGAAAAGGTTTTCAGGAAGGAAAGGCCCAATGTCGTGGTGCATGCGGCTGCCCAGGTGCAGGTTATTTATTCCATGATGAATCCCCAGGAGGATGCAAAAACCAACATCATCGGCGGGATAAATGCCATAGACCTCAGCAGGAAATACCGCGTTAAGAAATTTGTGTACCTGTCGACAGGCGGGGCGCTTTATGGGGAGCCGGAATATCTGCCTGCTGACGAAAATCATCCGGTGAATCCAATCTGCGGGTATGGCGCAAGCAAAAGGGCGCTGGAATATTATCTTTATCTATACCACCAGAATTACAAGCTGGATTATACCGTCCTAAGATTCTCGAATGTCTATGGCCCGAGGGATGACCCAAAATGCAAAAGGGCAGTGCCGAATTTCATCCTCAGCATTATGAAGGGAAGCAGGCCATTCATTACTGGCGATGGAAGGCAGGGGCGGGATTTTATCTTTGTTGAGGATGTTGCAAGGGCGTCACTCTTGGCCATTGAAAGAAAGGCAAAAGACAGGATATTCAATATCGGCACGCAGAAGGAAATCTCAATCAATGAATTATTCCTGACGCTAAAGGACATTATGGGGTCAAAGATCATGGCAAAGCACATTCCGGGCAGGAAAGGCGAGGTCAGGCAAATTTACTTAAGCAATGCGCGTGCCAAAAAACAGCTTGGCTGGAAACCAATGGTTACTTTCAGGCAGGGATTGAAGAAAACCGTGGAATATTTCTATAAAGAATACAAATAG